One window from the genome of Cryobacterium sp. GrIS_2_6 encodes:
- a CDS encoding FAD-dependent monooxygenase, protein MLPFLRRRASDAVELMDDPGCDPEVLSRTYDYFRYVNAAVSGWRGVYRREIQPLLSTTRERTLLDIGSGGGDVARALARWAAQDGLLLAVTAIDPDARAHRFATARPPLPRLTFRQALSSDLADEGARFDVVVSNHVLHHLTGAQLGGLLADCERLAAPGGRVLLGDIERSTFAYLGFGLGTWPLFRDSYIRADGLISIRRSFTAPELRAVVPPGWSVVREHPSRLLLRWDGPSAAGAPLRAKRAGSVTGAAPLPPVRAGHAWRERAQLARNPSPAAPVESDPSGGRSRPERELSQAGGAAGAAGQRMRDVIVVGGGPVGILLAGLLAVRGLDVEVLERRAEPSRRSRAIGIHPPSMRALDELGLADAVVERAVRIRGGEVRCDGRALGRLTFREAAGRHPFVVSLPQYETEALLRARFDELSPGRYRSGVTVTDVRDRGDRVEVEAEVAGVGAGTVFEARYVVAADGARSVIRALAGIRGIELGGGDTYLMSDYPVGEQAAEQAMLYFERGGVVESFPLPGGRRRWVAMTPSLQPDASSHDLAAIVQSRTGVVLPSSEASVSAFSVQQRLAERLVSGRIVLVGDAAHQISPIGGQGMNLGWLDGLLLAPALERAIREPGSAASVLADYDRRRRRSARMAARQAGFNMMMGRPATGLRLRLRNGLVRTLAVPPASAVLASAFTMRWL, encoded by the coding sequence TCATGGACGATCCGGGCTGCGACCCCGAGGTCCTGAGCCGCACGTACGACTATTTCCGATACGTGAACGCCGCCGTCTCCGGCTGGCGCGGGGTGTACCGGCGCGAGATCCAGCCGCTCCTCTCGACGACCCGGGAGAGAACGCTGCTCGATATCGGCTCGGGCGGCGGCGACGTCGCCAGGGCACTCGCCCGCTGGGCGGCCCAGGACGGTTTGCTCCTCGCGGTGACCGCGATCGACCCGGATGCCCGCGCGCATCGCTTCGCGACCGCCCGGCCGCCGCTGCCCCGGCTGACCTTTCGGCAGGCGCTCAGCTCGGACCTCGCCGACGAGGGAGCCCGCTTCGACGTCGTGGTGTCCAACCACGTGCTGCATCACCTCACCGGCGCGCAGCTCGGCGGCCTGCTCGCCGACTGCGAACGGCTCGCGGCGCCCGGCGGCCGGGTGCTGCTCGGCGACATCGAACGCAGCACCTTCGCCTATCTCGGCTTCGGCCTCGGAACCTGGCCCCTCTTCCGCGACTCGTACATCCGCGCGGACGGCCTCATCTCGATCCGCCGCAGCTTCACCGCACCGGAACTGCGCGCGGTCGTGCCGCCGGGCTGGAGCGTGGTGCGGGAGCATCCGTCTCGCCTGCTGCTGCGCTGGGACGGCCCGAGCGCGGCAGGTGCGCCGCTGCGCGCCAAACGCGCCGGCTCCGTGACGGGTGCCGCGCCACTTCCGCCGGTACGCGCCGGGCATGCCTGGCGCGAAAGGGCGCAACTGGCGCGCAACCCGAGCCCGGCCGCTCCGGTCGAGAGTGACCCCTCTGGCGGGCGCTCTCGACCGGAACGGGAACTCTCGCAGGCCGGCGGCGCGGCGGGCGCGGCGGGGCAGCGGATGCGCGACGTGATCGTGGTCGGCGGCGGTCCGGTCGGGATACTGCTCGCGGGGCTGCTCGCGGTGCGCGGCCTCGACGTCGAGGTGCTCGAGCGGCGCGCGGAACCGTCGCGGCGGTCGCGAGCCATCGGCATCCACCCGCCGTCGATGCGCGCCCTCGACGAACTCGGCCTCGCCGATGCCGTCGTCGAACGCGCGGTGCGGATCCGCGGCGGTGAGGTGCGGTGCGACGGGCGCGCCCTCGGACGCCTGACGTTCCGCGAAGCGGCCGGGCGGCATCCGTTCGTGGTCTCGCTGCCGCAGTACGAGACCGAGGCACTGTTGCGCGCCCGCTTCGACGAGCTCAGCCCCGGCCGGTATCGGTCGGGCGTCACCGTCACGGACGTGCGCGACCGCGGCGACCGTGTCGAGGTCGAGGCGGAGGTCGCCGGCGTCGGTGCGGGGACCGTCTTCGAGGCCCGCTATGTCGTCGCCGCGGATGGCGCCCGCAGCGTGATCCGCGCACTCGCCGGCATCCGCGGCATCGAGCTCGGCGGCGGCGACACCTACCTGATGAGCGACTACCCCGTGGGCGAGCAGGCCGCCGAGCAGGCGATGCTGTACTTCGAGCGCGGCGGCGTCGTCGAGTCATTCCCGCTCCCCGGCGGGCGGCGACGCTGGGTCGCGATGACGCCGTCCCTGCAACCGGATGCCTCGAGCCACGACCTCGCCGCGATCGTCCAGTCCCGCACGGGCGTGGTTCTGCCCTCGTCCGAGGCGTCGGTGAGCGCGTTCTCGGTGCAGCAGCGGCTGGCCGAACGTCTCGTCAGCGGACGCATCGTGCTCGTCGGCGATGCAGCGCACCAGATCAGCCCGATCGGCGGCCAGGGTATGAACCTCGGCTGGCTCGACGGGCTCCTGCTCGCCCCGGCGCTCGAGCGCGCCATCAGGGAACCGGGCTCAGCGGCATCCGTGCTCGCGGACTATGACCGTCGCCGCCGCCGGAGCGCTCGGATGGCTGCCCGGCAGGCCGGCTTCAACATGATGATGGGCCGGCCGGCCACGGGCCTGCGGCTGCGTCTCCGCAACGGACTCGTGCGCACCCTCGCCGTTCCGCCGGCGAGCGCCGTGCTCGCGAGCGCCTTCACGATGCGCTGGCTATAG
- a CDS encoding amylo-alpha-1,6-glucosidase has translation MQTVKAGLADPESRRAFPSVDLSETPVVDFETLADGIRLSTPSVTALLRFGSDAALAQTPWSAAGGAHRADADAAAPIVAASWAVEVPAHGTATVEWTVDVEHSATVVQAAGGLPEWDGVTVHSGDARLGRWVQRALDDLSGLRMATTARPDEPFLAAGAPWFFTPFGRDSLWAARFLLPLGTDMAGSTLRLLASLQGTVSDPETAEQPGKIMHELRPGAFSMPGESLNLPPLYYGTVDATPLWICLLNDAWHWGLPDAEVEPLLSHLEAALGWMRDSGDSHGDGFLSYVDETGHGLANQGWKDSGDSIQWRDGSLAEGPIALCEVQAYAYQAAIGGAELLEAYGRPGAAEWRTWAANLQARFRASFWIDSPEGRYPTVALDAHKRPVDTVTSNIGHLLGSGLLNDEESALVAARLVSPELNSGFGLRTMSTDSTGYWPLSYHGGSVWTHDTAIAINGLGRAGFGAEAGILIDGLLAAAESFGYRMPELHSGDSSAEFPVAVPYPAACRPQAWSAAAAISVLGTVLGLTPDRETGTVASTPITPALLGSVTILPRQPRA, from the coding sequence ATGCAGACCGTCAAGGCGGGGCTCGCCGACCCCGAGAGCAGGCGTGCGTTCCCGTCGGTTGACCTTTCGGAGACGCCCGTCGTCGACTTCGAGACCCTGGCCGACGGCATCCGCCTGTCGACCCCGAGCGTGACGGCACTGCTGCGGTTCGGCAGCGACGCGGCGCTGGCCCAGACGCCCTGGTCGGCCGCCGGCGGGGCGCACCGAGCCGACGCGGATGCCGCCGCACCGATCGTCGCGGCGAGCTGGGCGGTCGAGGTGCCCGCGCACGGCACCGCGACCGTGGAATGGACCGTCGATGTCGAGCACTCGGCAACCGTGGTCCAGGCGGCCGGTGGCCTGCCCGAATGGGACGGCGTGACCGTGCACTCGGGCGACGCGCGGCTCGGCCGCTGGGTGCAGCGCGCTCTCGACGACCTCAGCGGGCTGCGGATGGCGACGACGGCTCGGCCCGATGAGCCGTTCCTCGCCGCAGGGGCACCGTGGTTCTTCACCCCGTTCGGGCGCGACTCGCTGTGGGCGGCGCGGTTCCTGCTGCCGCTCGGCACCGACATGGCCGGCTCGACACTCCGCTTGCTCGCAAGCCTGCAGGGCACCGTCTCCGACCCCGAAACGGCCGAGCAGCCGGGCAAGATCATGCACGAGCTGAGGCCGGGCGCGTTCTCGATGCCCGGCGAGAGCCTGAACCTGCCGCCGCTCTACTACGGGACGGTCGACGCCACGCCGCTGTGGATCTGCCTGCTGAACGACGCCTGGCACTGGGGCCTCCCCGACGCCGAGGTCGAGCCCCTGCTCTCCCACCTCGAGGCGGCACTCGGCTGGATGCGCGACTCCGGCGACAGCCACGGGGACGGGTTCCTCTCCTACGTGGACGAGACCGGGCACGGCCTGGCCAACCAGGGCTGGAAGGACTCCGGCGACTCAATCCAGTGGCGGGACGGCTCCCTCGCCGAGGGGCCGATCGCGCTCTGCGAGGTGCAGGCGTACGCGTACCAGGCGGCGATCGGCGGCGCCGAGCTGCTCGAGGCCTACGGTCGCCCCGGCGCGGCCGAGTGGCGCACCTGGGCCGCGAACCTGCAGGCCCGGTTCCGGGCATCCTTCTGGATCGACTCTCCCGAGGGACGCTACCCGACGGTCGCGCTCGACGCACACAAGCGCCCGGTCGACACGGTCACGAGCAACATCGGCCACCTGCTGGGCAGCGGCCTGCTCAACGACGAGGAATCGGCACTCGTCGCCGCCCGGCTCGTCTCCCCCGAGCTCAACTCCGGTTTCGGGCTGCGCACGATGTCGACCGACTCGACCGGATACTGGCCGCTGAGCTATCACGGCGGCTCGGTCTGGACCCACGACACCGCGATCGCGATCAACGGGCTGGGCCGCGCCGGGTTCGGCGCCGAGGCCGGCATCCTGATCGACGGGTTGCTCGCGGCCGCCGAATCCTTCGGCTACCGGATGCCGGAGCTCCACTCCGGGGACTCCTCGGCAGAATTCCCGGTCGCGGTTCCCTACCCCGCGGCCTGCCGTCCGCAGGCCTGGTCTGCGGCCGCGGCGATCTCCGTGCTCGGGACCGTTCTCGGCCTCACCCCCGACCGAGAGACCGGAACGGTCGCCTCAACCCCGATCACCCCGGCCCTCCTGGGCTCGGTCACGATCCTCCCCCGCCAGCCCCGGGCATAA
- a CDS encoding SDR family NAD(P)-dependent oxidoreductase, whose protein sequence is MTLPIADPPLPTLVPTGIPAAWNLSGRTALITGAGSPSGIGFAAARMLGELGARVVVTATTERAHDRARELVRLGIPATGIVCTLDTEAGAAVLAAGLAASRLSPTILVNNAGMIAVGDAEMLQGDITSTPADEWERSLAINLSTAFHATRTVIEFMREARWGRIVTVSSVTGPVMAARGDLAYATAKAGLAGLTRALAVDEAWLGITANAVAPGWIETGSQLPSEATEGALVPAGRSGTAAEVASAIAWLASPGASYVTGQTIVVDGGNSVAEERR, encoded by the coding sequence ATGACCCTGCCGATCGCCGACCCGCCCCTCCCCACGCTCGTGCCGACCGGCATCCCCGCTGCCTGGAACCTCAGCGGCCGCACCGCCCTCATCACCGGGGCGGGCAGTCCGAGCGGTATCGGCTTCGCCGCCGCACGGATGCTTGGCGAGCTCGGCGCCCGGGTCGTGGTCACCGCCACGACGGAGCGCGCCCACGACCGCGCCCGCGAACTCGTCCGTCTCGGCATCCCAGCGACGGGTATCGTGTGCACCCTCGACACGGAGGCCGGTGCCGCCGTGCTCGCCGCCGGGCTTGCCGCGTCCCGGCTGAGCCCCACGATCCTGGTGAACAACGCCGGCATGATCGCCGTCGGGGACGCCGAGATGCTGCAGGGCGATATCACCAGCACCCCGGCCGACGAGTGGGAGCGGAGCCTCGCGATCAACCTCTCGACCGCCTTCCATGCCACCCGCACCGTGATCGAGTTCATGCGGGAGGCACGATGGGGGCGCATCGTCACCGTCTCGAGCGTGACCGGCCCGGTGATGGCGGCCCGCGGCGACCTCGCATACGCAACGGCCAAGGCGGGCCTCGCCGGCCTGACGCGCGCGCTCGCCGTGGACGAGGCCTGGCTCGGCATCACCGCGAACGCGGTTGCTCCCGGCTGGATCGAGACCGGTTCCCAGCTGCCGAGCGAGGCCACCGAAGGCGCGCTCGTCCCGGCCGGACGCAGTGGAACGGCCGCTGAGGTCGCATCCGCCATTGCGTGGCTGGCGTCACCCGGCGCGTCGTACGTCACCGGCCAGACGATCGTCGTCGACGGGGGCAACAGCGTGGCGGAGGAGCGGCGCTGA
- a CDS encoding methyltransferase produces the protein MIPAPNPAALPAQSLVLIPLLRADLEAAHYSVATLSGLWGPEADAALRRNQRVPALRALATLRGRLGRDEPSATLAQLFVLGLPVTYGALSMALPSLGAAGAVALGLVALVGDHDEHRDEHRGEHGDEHRDEHRDDDNAADLLDNGSADENALLRPLVELRPYSFVDAHGAGSWWIASDLGELVLGHALGESHVLGVGGASLTLSGLLLPNPVDTALDLGTGCGIQALHASRHARRVVATDISERALELAALNAALNGVTTIEFRLGSLFEPVAGERFDHIISNPPFVITPRAEGVPSYEYRDGGLVGDALVESVVRGAAAHLTPTGVAQLLGNWEYRAGQDAFDRLADWLTPAAASVDPNQFDGDFAEKTPGKPSSAPAEGESPSNSSGSAPALDAWIIEREVQSPEFYAETWIRDGGTRPGTADFDRLYDAWLDDFAARGVTQVGFGYLLLRRPDTARPAAVPRLRRLERLHGGLGHNPDGIGSHLAACLAAHDWHAALTDDDLVYATLTVASDVTEERHFWPGQEDPTLLTLHQGSGFGRSVSLDTALAALVGACDGELAVGAIAGALAELLEVSERDLTAELLPRVRELVDDGFLLPPELLA, from the coding sequence GTGATCCCTGCACCGAATCCCGCCGCCCTCCCCGCACAGAGCCTCGTCCTCATTCCCCTCCTCCGGGCAGACCTCGAGGCGGCGCACTATTCCGTCGCGACCCTGAGCGGACTCTGGGGCCCCGAAGCGGATGCCGCGCTCCGCCGCAACCAGCGGGTCCCCGCCCTGCGGGCACTCGCGACCCTCCGCGGCAGGCTCGGTCGCGACGAACCCTCGGCGACCCTCGCGCAGCTCTTCGTGCTCGGACTCCCGGTGACGTACGGCGCGCTTTCGATGGCGCTCCCGAGCCTCGGGGCGGCCGGTGCCGTCGCGCTCGGACTCGTCGCCCTCGTCGGTGATCACGACGAGCACAGGGACGAGCACAGGGGCGAGCACGGGGACGAGCACAGGGACGAGCACAGGGACGACGATAACGCCGCAGACTTGCTCGACAACGGAAGCGCAGACGAGAACGCCCTTCTCCGCCCGCTCGTCGAACTCCGCCCGTACAGCTTCGTGGACGCCCATGGGGCCGGCAGCTGGTGGATCGCCTCCGACCTCGGCGAGCTCGTACTCGGGCACGCGCTCGGCGAGAGCCATGTGCTCGGCGTCGGCGGGGCATCCCTCACCCTGAGCGGCCTGCTGTTGCCGAACCCGGTCGACACCGCCCTCGATCTCGGCACCGGCTGCGGGATCCAGGCCCTGCACGCCTCCCGCCACGCCAGACGCGTCGTCGCGACCGACATCTCCGAGCGTGCGCTCGAGCTCGCCGCCCTCAACGCCGCGCTCAACGGCGTGACCACCATCGAATTCCGGCTCGGCAGCCTGTTCGAGCCGGTCGCGGGCGAGCGCTTCGACCACATCATCTCCAACCCGCCGTTCGTGATCACGCCGCGGGCAGAGGGCGTGCCGAGCTACGAGTATCGCGACGGCGGCCTCGTCGGCGACGCCCTCGTCGAGTCCGTCGTGCGCGGAGCCGCCGCGCACCTCACCCCGACCGGCGTCGCCCAGCTCCTCGGCAACTGGGAGTATCGCGCAGGCCAGGACGCGTTCGACCGCCTCGCCGACTGGCTCACGCCAGCCGCTGCCTCCGTCGACCCGAACCAATTCGACGGAGATTTTGCCGAAAAGACACCGGGAAAGCCGTCTTCGGCCCCTGCGGAGGGCGAATCTCCGTCGAATTCGTCAGGGTCCGCGCCTGCGCTCGACGCCTGGATCATCGAGCGCGAGGTGCAGTCACCCGAGTTCTACGCCGAGACCTGGATCCGCGACGGCGGCACCCGGCCGGGCACTGCCGACTTCGACCGCCTCTACGATGCCTGGCTCGACGACTTCGCGGCGCGCGGCGTGACGCAGGTCGGCTTCGGCTACCTGCTGCTCCGCCGCCCGGACACCGCCCGGCCCGCGGCTGTTCCGCGGTTGCGGCGCCTCGAACGCCTGCACGGCGGCCTCGGCCACAACCCGGACGGCATCGGAAGCCACCTCGCGGCCTGCCTTGCTGCCCACGACTGGCACGCTGCGCTCACGGATGACGACCTGGTCTACGCGACCCTGACCGTTGCCTCCGACGTCACCGAGGAACGCCACTTCTGGCCCGGTCAGGAGGACCCGACCCTGCTCACCCTGCACCAGGGCAGTGGATTCGGCCGGTCGGTGTCGCTCGACACCGCGCTCGCCGCGCTCGTCGGGGCCTGCGACGGCGAACTCGCGGTCGGCGCGATCGCCGGCGCGCTCGCCGAGCTGCTCGAAGTCTCTGAACGCGACCTCACCGCCGAACTGCTCCCGCGCGTGCGCGAACTCGTCGACGACGGCTTCCTCCTCCCGCCCGAACTGCTCGCCTGA
- a CDS encoding FAD-dependent oxidoreductase yields MTPEARNAMKRRTFLIGVTGLSALVLTACVSPAPRPSASATATPTPAPTPTVSPVPKPAQMRRTSWSADPFARGSYSFAAVDSTPEQRTALAQPVLDRVFFAGEATSTDAPGTVQGGRDTGLRAAREIIAAAAPGERIAVIGAGIAGLSAARIVKDAGFDVVLVEARDRIGGRIDTVSDKNWPFPVELGPSFVSHSDTTSLDEEFTRLGIATTPFPSASETRTDAGIVVAVPDTGEKAVATSLAWATKQASDMSVHGALDGSGASTLSTADAGDGVSAADWLAFRVATVLDIDAGASIDQQSGWYTSADAGANEDRIVLGGYARLLTKAAEGIDLLDSSVVTKLAYTDTGVSLRLGTGESLSADRVLVTVPLGVLKSGVLEFDPALPFAHRGAIADLGMGTLDKVWLQFDEPFWSTTAPLWTTVGGDVDFRVWINMMPLTGEPVLVGLVAGDAALRLVGADDATVLAAALRGLTPFYVPPTPTPAA; encoded by the coding sequence GTGACACCCGAAGCGCGGAACGCCATGAAGCGTCGCACCTTCCTCATCGGAGTCACCGGTCTCTCGGCTCTGGTTCTCACCGCGTGCGTGTCCCCGGCCCCGCGGCCGAGCGCATCCGCCACCGCCACGCCGACCCCCGCACCGACGCCCACCGTCTCGCCCGTGCCGAAACCCGCGCAGATGCGCCGCACCTCGTGGTCTGCCGACCCGTTCGCCCGCGGTTCGTACAGCTTCGCCGCCGTCGACTCCACGCCCGAGCAGCGCACCGCGCTCGCCCAACCCGTGCTCGACCGGGTCTTCTTCGCCGGGGAGGCCACCTCGACCGATGCTCCGGGAACGGTGCAGGGAGGCCGCGACACCGGCCTTCGCGCGGCCCGCGAGATCATCGCCGCCGCAGCGCCCGGCGAACGCATCGCCGTAATCGGCGCGGGCATCGCCGGGCTCAGTGCCGCGCGCATCGTCAAGGACGCCGGTTTCGACGTCGTCCTCGTTGAGGCTCGCGACCGCATCGGCGGCCGCATCGACACCGTCAGCGACAAGAACTGGCCCTTCCCCGTCGAACTCGGCCCGTCCTTCGTGAGCCACAGCGACACCACGTCCCTCGACGAGGAATTCACCCGCCTCGGCATCGCGACCACCCCCTTCCCGAGCGCGAGCGAGACCCGCACCGACGCTGGAATCGTCGTCGCGGTGCCAGACACCGGCGAGAAGGCCGTTGCAACCTCGCTCGCCTGGGCCACGAAGCAGGCGAGTGACATGTCCGTGCACGGGGCCCTCGACGGCTCTGGCGCGAGCACGCTGTCCACAGCGGATGCCGGTGACGGTGTTTCCGCGGCCGACTGGCTCGCGTTCCGGGTCGCGACCGTTCTCGATATCGACGCGGGCGCATCCATCGACCAGCAGTCGGGCTGGTACACGAGCGCGGACGCCGGCGCGAACGAGGACCGGATCGTGCTCGGCGGATATGCCCGCCTGCTCACCAAGGCGGCCGAGGGCATCGACCTGCTCGACTCGAGCGTCGTCACCAAACTTGCATACACCGACACCGGTGTGAGCCTGCGTCTGGGCACGGGGGAGTCGCTCTCCGCCGACCGGGTGCTCGTCACCGTTCCGCTCGGGGTGCTGAAGTCCGGGGTGCTCGAATTCGACCCCGCGCTGCCGTTCGCGCACCGCGGCGCGATCGCCGACCTCGGCATGGGCACGCTCGACAAGGTGTGGCTGCAGTTCGACGAGCCGTTCTGGAGCACGACCGCCCCGCTGTGGACCACGGTCGGCGGGGACGTGGACTTCCGGGTCTGGATCAACATGATGCCGCTCACCGGGGAGCCCGTCCTGGTCGGACTCGTCGCCGGGGACGCGGCGCTCCGGCTCGTCGGGGCCGACGACGCCACGGTGCTCGCCGCCGCGCTGCGCGGGCTGACCCCGTTCTACGTGCCCCCGACGCCGACGCCCGCGGCCTGA
- a CDS encoding Pr6Pr family membrane protein: MCARANRPARTDDPAGSLAAVLVARPGSARRSLRRTGRLSPDLSPLHSPRRRVIGIVRLVLAGTEVLALLGYFGYILGFKSFIVYNYFSYFTVQSAIAAVGVFIAAGIVALRREVDPPWLDWIRLLVTTYMIVSGIVFLAIVIQSSSRAYTMEVPWSTQLLHFWIPGIALVDWLTDTGKARLPWTMLAWVMVVPSIWGAFTLIRGALVRWYPYFFLDPKQVSGPLETVLYCVVAVALFTGIAALLTWSSRGWRGLKPGAGG, encoded by the coding sequence ATGTGCGCGCGTGCAAATCGTCCCGCCCGCACCGACGACCCAGCCGGGTCGCTCGCCGCGGTTCTCGTGGCGCGCCCGGGCTCAGCGAGGCGTTCCCTCAGGCGCACCGGGCGGCTCTCCCCGGATCTCTCCCCGCTTCACTCCCCGCGACGGCGGGTCATAGGGATCGTCCGGCTCGTGCTGGCCGGCACCGAGGTGCTTGCACTGCTCGGGTATTTCGGTTACATCCTCGGTTTCAAGAGCTTCATTGTGTACAACTACTTCAGTTATTTCACCGTGCAGAGCGCCATCGCCGCGGTCGGTGTCTTCATCGCCGCGGGGATCGTCGCCCTGCGCCGGGAGGTCGACCCGCCTTGGCTCGACTGGATCCGGCTGCTCGTCACGACCTACATGATCGTCTCGGGCATCGTGTTCCTCGCGATCGTGATCCAGTCGTCGTCGCGGGCGTACACGATGGAGGTACCGTGGTCGACGCAGCTCCTGCACTTCTGGATCCCCGGGATCGCGCTCGTCGACTGGCTCACCGACACCGGCAAGGCCCGGCTGCCGTGGACGATGCTCGCCTGGGTCATGGTCGTCCCGAGCATCTGGGGCGCGTTCACCCTGATCCGGGGCGCCCTGGTGCGCTGGTACCCCTACTTCTTCCTCGACCCGAAGCAGGTCAGCGGCCCGCTCGAGACGGTGCTGTACTGCGTGGTCGCCGTCGCGCTCTTTACCGGGATCGCGGCCCTGCTGACCTGGTCGTCCCGCGGCTGGCGGGGCCTCAAGCCGGGGGCCGGGGGTTAG
- a CDS encoding acylphosphatase, which translates to MVRKQAVVRGIVQAVGFRYYAQAEARRLGLAGFVRNHRDGSVEVQVEGPAASVDRMLDWLRRGPPSAQVDTVHVEDMPDRGDDGFRIE; encoded by the coding sequence ATGGTTCGCAAACAGGCGGTGGTGCGCGGGATCGTCCAGGCCGTGGGGTTCCGGTACTATGCGCAGGCCGAGGCCCGGCGACTCGGGCTCGCGGGATTCGTGCGCAACCACAGGGATGGCTCGGTCGAGGTCCAGGTGGAGGGGCCGGCAGCATCCGTCGACCGGATGCTCGACTGGCTGCGGCGCGGGCCGCCGTCTGCCCAGGTCGACACTGTGCACGTCGAGGACATGCCGGACCGCGGGGACGACGGCTTTCGGATCGAGTGA
- a CDS encoding alpha/beta hydrolase, with translation MDALTAPERAEVERANESGLRPVVFVHGLWLLSSSWDRWRGRFESAGYTSIAPGWPDDPESIEEAKRDPEVFAHKMIAQVTDHYLDAINDLKIKPAIVGHSFGGLIAQHLAGEGVSAATVAIDSAPFRGVLPLPASALKSASPVLLNPANVGRAVSLTFEQFSFGWANALDTDEARALYDTYHVAASGVPLFQAATANLNPFTEARVDTKNSERGPLLIIAGDNDNTVPLAISNAIYKQQKKNHGVTEIVEVPNRGHSLTIDHGWDEVADLAIDFVQKHD, from the coding sequence ATGGACGCATTGACCGCACCGGAACGAGCCGAGGTCGAGCGAGCGAACGAGTCGGGCTTGCGTCCGGTCGTGTTCGTGCACGGGCTCTGGCTGCTCTCGAGCAGCTGGGACCGCTGGCGCGGCCGCTTCGAGTCCGCCGGATACACAAGCATCGCCCCCGGCTGGCCCGACGACCCCGAGAGTATCGAGGAAGCCAAGCGCGACCCCGAGGTCTTCGCCCATAAGATGATCGCCCAGGTCACCGACCACTACCTCGACGCCATCAACGACCTCAAGATCAAACCCGCGATCGTCGGGCACTCCTTCGGCGGGCTGATCGCCCAGCACCTGGCCGGTGAGGGAGTCTCCGCTGCAACTGTCGCGATCGACTCCGCACCGTTCCGTGGCGTGTTGCCGCTGCCGGCATCCGCTCTGAAATCGGCGTCACCGGTGCTGCTGAACCCGGCGAATGTCGGGCGGGCCGTCTCGCTCACCTTCGAGCAGTTCAGTTTCGGCTGGGCCAACGCCCTCGACACCGATGAGGCGCGCGCCCTGTACGACACCTATCACGTGGCCGCATCGGGCGTGCCGCTGTTCCAGGCCGCGACGGCGAACCTGAACCCGTTCACTGAGGCGAGGGTCGACACGAAGAACTCCGAGCGCGGGCCGCTGCTCATCATCGCGGGGGACAACGACAACACCGTGCCGCTCGCGATCTCGAACGCGATCTACAAGCAGCAGAAGAAGAACCACGGTGTGACCGAAATCGTCGAGGTGCCGAACCGCGGCCACTCGCTCACGATCGACCACGGTTGGGACGAGGTCGCCGACCTCGCCATCGACTTCGTCCAGAAGCACGACTAG
- a CDS encoding nuclease-related domain-containing protein, whose product MVDKSTIDPGSIDDGRVENEGMRRRFAAQAIIDKLLRQQGVHPRRTRLARFLGRSPLGGNALGWYRGAQGELAVGALLAQLPPEWAVFHGLPVGVNGWDIDHVVVGPCGVVTINTKQHRGAAVRVIGEDVTVGDRAVPYLEHAAFEGERIDTLLRAYLDFAVPIHPALAFVGPKGFVCAGPKNAVTVLDAADLVSWLTDLPRVLAPLERFQVIALLDDPASWAETVPVGTGDGLMERFTVLDNQMRSARLQRLVLAPLEVVIGLGVSAYLAVNLGVVLVGAISSSGR is encoded by the coding sequence ATGGTCGACAAAAGCACAATCGATCCGGGCAGTATCGACGACGGCCGCGTCGAAAACGAGGGCATGCGGCGCCGGTTCGCCGCACAGGCCATCATCGACAAATTGCTCCGCCAGCAGGGTGTCCACCCGCGTCGCACCCGTCTCGCCCGCTTCCTCGGTCGCTCCCCGCTCGGCGGCAATGCCCTGGGCTGGTACCGCGGCGCGCAGGGAGAACTAGCCGTCGGCGCACTCCTGGCCCAGCTGCCTCCGGAGTGGGCTGTCTTCCACGGGCTCCCCGTCGGGGTGAACGGCTGGGACATCGACCACGTCGTCGTCGGCCCCTGCGGCGTCGTTACCATCAACACCAAGCAGCACCGCGGTGCTGCGGTGCGGGTCATCGGCGAGGATGTCACCGTCGGGGACCGAGCGGTACCCTACCTCGAACACGCGGCCTTCGAGGGCGAACGCATCGACACGCTCCTGCGTGCCTATCTCGACTTCGCCGTCCCGATCCACCCGGCGCTCGCATTCGTCGGGCCTAAGGGCTTCGTCTGTGCCGGCCCGAAGAATGCGGTCACCGTGCTCGACGCCGCAGACCTCGTGTCGTGGCTCACCGACCTGCCGCGCGTGCTCGCTCCGCTCGAACGATTCCAGGTGATCGCGCTGCTCGACGATCCCGCGAGCTGGGCCGAAACCGTGCCGGTCGGCACCGGCGACGGCCTGATGGAGCGCTTCACCGTGCTCGACAACCAGATGCGGTCGGCGAGGCTGCAGCGCCTCGTGCTCGCCCCCCTCGAAGTCGTCATCGGGCTCGGCGTCTCCGCCTATCTGGCCGTGAACCTCGGTGTCGTCCTGGTCGGCGCTATCTCCAGCTCGGGTCGCTGA